CGCGTTGCTCAACCGCACGCCGCGCGGCTCGACGCTCACCAGCGAGGGCGCGCTCGTCGCCGACTGGGCGCGCACCGCCATCGAGGCCGCTGAGGCCCTCGCGGCCGGGGCCGGCGCGCTCCGGACCGCCCACGACAGCACGCTCCGCGTCGCGGCGAGCCAGACCGTAGCCGAGTACCTACTGCCCGGCTGGCTGGTCGCGGTACGCGCCGCCCACCCCGAGCTCGGCGTCCGCCTGGACGCGGTGAACTCCGCCGACGTCGCGAGGCGGGTACTCGCCGGTGAAGTCGACCTGGGCTTCGTCGAGGGCCCCGACCTGCCGGCCGGATTGCACGCCGAGACGGTCCAGGACGACCGGTTGGCAGTCGTCGTCGCACCCGGACATCCCTGGACGCGACGCCGACGCGGGATCTCGGTCGCGGAGCTCGCCGCCGCCTCGCTGGTCTCCCGGGAGGCGAACTCCGGGACGCGCCGGGCACTGGAGAGCGCACTGCACGCCGCCGGGGCAACCACGATCGCGCCGCCGCTGCTCGAGCTCTCGTCGACCACCGCGATCAAACACGCGGTCGCGGCCGGCAGCGGGCCCGCGGTGCTGAGCTCGCTGGCGATCGCGGGAGAACTCGGCACCGGCGCCCTGGTCGAGATCGGCGTGAAGGCCGAACCCGGAGCGCCCCCGCTCGAGCTGCGGCGCCGGCTCCGCGCGGTCTGGCCGACCGGCCAACCTCTCTCCGGCCCGGCACGGGACCTGTACGCGATCGCCCGGAAGTAGCCGCCTGTGGTGGTGCGGCGCCACCCGTGATCCCGCGCCGGTCCGAAGTGCACCGTGCTCGTTCCTGAGTATTCACTCAGAGAACCGTGATCGCTGCCCTCAGTGGTTGCCGCCCGGGGTCGGAACGACAAGAATGTAAGCCACGTGTTCTGGCCGACCTGTCGGCGATGACGCGTGTTCATCGGCGTGCGCACGGTGGGATGGTGGCAGGACGTGCTCGACTTCGGCTTCTCGTTAGCGATCGCCGCGGTCGCGATCGTCCTCACGATTGCCCTGGCCAGCGCGCTCTTACCGGTCGGCGCAGGTCTCGGCGGCGTCGCCGTCACGTTCCTCGGGCTCACCGGTGCGCTCTCCGGATACTCCGCCTGGC
The sequence above is a segment of the Cryptosporangium minutisporangium genome. Coding sequences within it:
- a CDS encoding LysR family transcriptional regulator — its product is MPLPQLFADLGSFDLLLSVARLGSVGQAAREHGVSQPAASARLRQLERRLGIALLNRTPRGSTLTSEGALVADWARTAIEAAEALAAGAGALRTAHDSTLRVAASQTVAEYLLPGWLVAVRAAHPELGVRLDAVNSADVARRVLAGEVDLGFVEGPDLPAGLHAETVQDDRLAVVVAPGHPWTRRRRGISVAELAAASLVSREANSGTRRALESALHAAGATTIAPPLLELSSTTAIKHAVAAGSGPAVLSSLAIAGELGTGALVEIGVKAEPGAPPLELRRRLRAVWPTGQPLSGPARDLYAIARK